The Sporosarcina ureae genomic sequence CCCTCAATCGTCATTTGATTCATAATCCAATCAGGAATCACCGTATTTTCTTTGAACGCTTCTGAAACTGGTCCTCCATGAGCTTCCTGATTCATGAAGTTCCCCCAACGTCCGATAATTTGCCCAATCAATAAACCAGGTGCTGTAATATCTGCAACTTTCCAGAAAGATACCCCACGCTTCCTACAGAAAATCACTGCTGTAATGACCGCACCGATCAACGCACCGTGGATGGCAATTCCACCATTCCAAATTTGAATGATTTGTTCTGGATGATCACGATAATAATCCCATGTGAAAATAACATAGTAAATTCGTGCACTGATAATTGAAATGGGAATCGCCCAAATAAGCATGTCCGTTAGTAAGTCAGGGTGCATTCCCCGCTTCAGCATTTCTCGTTGAACTACCATAAACCCTAAAATAATTCCAAGCGCGATCAAAATACCGTACCAGCGAACTTCTAAGCTGCCAATACTGATCGCGACTGGGTTAATCGCTAGCATAGATACATTCACTTAGTCGCGCTCCTCTTCTTCTAATAGTTCCGCATTGTCTGCGATTGCTTGATCCAAACGCTTGGTAAATTCCTCTGCCGCATTAATTCCAAGACGTTTCATTCGATAATCCATCGCCGCTACTTCAATGATAACCGCGATATTCCGCCCTGGTCTAACGGGAACGGATAGTTTCGTAAT encodes the following:
- the lgt gene encoding prolipoprotein diacylglyceryl transferase, which gives rise to MNVSMLAINPVAISIGSLEVRWYGILIALGIILGFMVVQREMLKRGMHPDLLTDMLIWAIPISIISARIYYVIFTWDYYRDHPEQIIQIWNGGIAIHGALIGAVITAVIFCRKRGVSFWKVADITAPGLLIGQIIGRWGNFMNQEAHGGPVSEAFKENTVIPDWIMNQMTIEGITYHPTFLYESLWNVVGLILILIIRRMVKIKRGEVFLFYIIWYSIGRFFIEGMRTDSLYVIGSLRAAQLVSVTGIIVGIIILLYRRYVMKVKENYDDKSK